GCAATAGTTGTTCTCTGTAGTCCGTAAGGGGATGATGATGTCGCTGGGCTCTGTGCCCGCCGAGCCGCTGCCTTTAGGGCTGGCCAAGGTGCTGAGGGCCAGGGCTGCCGTCCGCTGCTGCGTGTGTTTGCGGTGCCGCTTCCGCAGCTTCAGGAGCAGTACGGTAAGGAAGATGACGAGGAGAAGGAAGATGACACAGCCTGCCCCGATGGCTGCAAAAACAGCCACTCGAGAGCTGAAGAAGCCGTCCGCTCCACTCCCAGCGCCACTGCTGCTACTGCTGGGGCTCTTACCATCCTGGGTCCCAGACTCTGTAGGTGGGGAAGGGAGACAGGATCAGggccagggaaggaaggagggtcagagagagagggagacaagtGCTTACAGGGGCCCAGGATAATGGCTCCTAGCAGTGCCCACAATGCCAGATGGCTCAGAGTCTGAGACACTTACCCCGTTTGCCACTGCTGTCATCACTAAAGGGGCCCCGCCCTCGGGGTGGCTGTGTGGCCACCTTGGCCCTGTTGTCTGCCTCCTTGCTTGGCCTGCTTGTGGTTGGCTGCTCAGGTACCACGGCGTTAGGATCTGGTGACATGGCAAAGAGAGGCAGGCCAAAGTCGAGGGGGCCCTTGCCATGtgatcctcctcctccccttctcccccaccccagtcTCCCAGCCAAAAATCCACCCCCCTCAGAAAGGTCGGCCTCCTCACCCTGCTGGACCTTCATGACGATTTTCATGGTTCGAGTGTGGCATACGCCTCCCTCTCGGTTCTCTAGCCCTTCTAGGCTCCCATTGGACGTGGCTAGGGGAAACAGAGAAGGTGGGTCTCAGAGGCTGGGGAAGCCAGTTCCCACAAGGCCCGAGGGGACCAAAAAGGAGTCCTTCTGAACAACCTGAGGCAGGAGAACCTGGCCTATTCAGAAGCCCTGGGACGTCCCAGGAGAAAGAGCATggagaagggcagctgggtgcccGGGACCTTGTGCTACTCAGACGGCCTCTGGGGGAGACTCCCAGCTGGTCTTGGCTTCCAGGCCTTACTGCTCAGGGTGATGTGCAAAAATGAGAACGGGGTCCTCCCCCAAGCAGCTTCTACTCTTTGCTGCTGCCTGCCCAGCCACAAGGACAGAAGGATGGGATTTCTCCCACAACTGCCTTTGGCCTGGGCTTTCTCAGCAGCCAGCTGTGCCCGCCCCCAACCCAGCTCAAGCAGAGAAACTTGCCCTATGAGAAGGCACACCAAAAGGCTCCAACTGTGCCAAAGGGTCCAGCCAGCCAAGGCTTTTAGCCTCCCCCCATATCTCTTCTCAGAAGCCCCTGCAGACCAGCTGCAGATGACTCCATCAGAGATGCCGGAGAGAGGGCAGGAAGGTCGGGTCCTAGGCCTGACCAACTGGGAACTTGCTGCatgcccttgggcaaatcacagccCAAGGAAGGGGGGTAAGTGGGAATGGCATCGCTCTCTCGGTTCCCCTCATTCGATTCATTCAGCACATTCTTACCTCCTCACAGCAGACACACAAGCCACCATCAGAGACTACCCCCTTGCTGCAGTGAGGGGAAGAGGGCCTAGGGACAAGGCCAGAGGGGAAGCAGACGGCCCCCGGGCAGAAGCCTTGTGTCCATGGTGAGAGGGGAGCTGGGGACAGGTCCGGGAGTCCAAGCTGGGCCTAGGGATGGCCCAACCAGCCAAGGGGGACAGCTACCAAAGGGACGATACAGGCAGACAGCCCTGCCCCCAGGGGAGAAGCCCCTTTCCTTGGCCCTGTACCAGCAGGGGAGCTAAGGCACTCACATGTAATATAGTAATCCTGCTGCCTCTGGAACTCCAGGCCCATGTGGTTGGGGCTGAACTCCTGGAACTTGATGGTAAATCGGATCTCCTGCTCAGGCTGGTTACAGGTGACCAGCACTTTGGGGTTCAGCACAGTGCTACAGGCCGCTGCCTGCTCCAGGCGCACCAAATAGAGCTTGTAGTATTCATAGGGCCGGCCGGCCTCTGCCCGTGGGCAGATGATGTCGAGCTTGTCACCAATCTTAGGGTAGATCACCAATCCTTCGCCACTTAGGAACCTGcccaagagacaggaagtggtGAGAACTGGGGTGTCCCAGTCCCCAGGATGAACAGGCCTTGGCTGGCTGGCAGCCTGCCCCAAGAGGAGACAGGAGGAGGCAGTGGGCCACGTTCACCTCTGGGAAGAGGGCAAGATTGTCAGCTTCCTTCACCTCCCCCAGGTGGGACATACTGCCCTAGCAGGTCATTTTTGGAGACAGGTGACGTGGCCAATGACCTGAATGCTAGTCAATGACCTCCAGAGTCTCTGGGCCTGGGGTTTTCCACGGGGCAGTGTGGcaccccccctccccgccccaccTCCTGTCCCTTTGCTCATCCTCCCCCATTCCCCGCCTAAGGAGCCCAGCAAGCCCTCACCTGCCTTGGCCACCACCCTCTATGCTCCCAGCCAAGGGTGAGGAACCCTAATCTTCCCCCTCCATCTTCACCCGACAGCAAAGGCAGGGCATGGCCTGGGCCCAGAGGGTGGCCTGGTGGCAAATTTGATCCTGGAGTGCAGGGAGGGGTGGCTTCTAGCCATAAGCAAAGTCCAAACCTTCACTCCCCCCAGAAACTGATGGCCTATCTCTTGAGGCCCCTCTGCAGAAGTGCTCAGGCACTGGGATTCACAGCCCGGGAGCCCCAGATTCTCCTCCCTCAAGCCACTCTTACAGAGTAGCCTCACAAAGGAGGCCAGCCGCCACCCCCTGCCCTCCAGAGAAGAGGCAGGGGCTCTTTAGGGCACCCTCTGTCTGCTGCTCTCACTCCCTATTTCGGGAGCCCCTGGCTTTCTAGACCTGTCAGGGCCCACAAGGAATGCGCTTGATTCACCAGATACCTGGGAGGGCAGGAACAGGAAGTCCTGCTCCAGCCCCAAATCAGGCTGGGCACTGGGGGCAAGGGAGAGACAGAGCTGAGGAAGAGAGCCTCAACTAGCAACTGAGTGTTGCGCTCAAGGCTCATTTCAGGCCTCGAACTCAGACAAAAGGCTGCCTGCTCCCTGTGGATTCTAGGGATCTCTGGGTAAGTGGTACATGCTGGGGACTGGTGTTTCTGGTCTAGACAGAGCCGGAGGCCCAAGGCAAACAAAGGCCCACCAGCCTAAGCTGGGCGTTGGGCCACAGGGACGGGTGCAAGCACAGAGCTTGCAAGAGAGTTCCACAAGGAGGCCAAAACATAATCTGGGCCTTGAAAGGCCACCTGACCCAAATGCACCCTGTGCCTCATctcagagaggaaggggagggaagactGGGGCAGGGACTGCCACAAATGTCAGGCTAAGGAAGGCCCACTTTGTCCCATCAGCAATGGGGTCAGCAATGTTACCCAGCTGTGGagtatggggagggggagggaggcatGACAGGGAGAATGAGGGGTGGCCAGCCCCATCCCTTACCCTGCCACTAAACTGTCCGCTTTGGGCCCAGGGCACCTGGCGCTAGATTACTACTCCCTGGATGGCTAACTCTGCTCCATCTTTCTCTTCATCCCCCAACATGCTTGCTGCCCTCCTTGCCCAGAGGCTCTCTTCCACATACAGCTGCCAGTGGCTTCCAAAGCCCCGGCTGGCTGTTTGCTAAACTCTCCTAGCTCCCTATTAGCTCCCTCTCCGGGGCAAAGCAGTTCCTGCTTGTTGGCATTTAAGCCCTTCTGAAGCTGCTGCTGATCTGCCTTCCCAGGCTGCCTAAAGTGACCACCCCATTCCCCACTCCTTAGGGTGCAGCCAGTCTGCCTCACATCATTTCCCATCTCCGTGGCTGCCCCCAAGCCTGCAATGCCCTGCCTTATCAGCCCTCGGTTCCTT
Above is a genomic segment from Monodelphis domestica isolate mMonDom1 chromosome X, mMonDom1.pri, whole genome shotgun sequence containing:
- the EFNB1 gene encoding ephrin-B1, which gives rise to MARPGLRSAGGKWLLGLVLALCRLATPLPKTLEPVSWSSLNPKFLSGEGLVIYPKIGDKLDIICPRAEAGRPYEYYKLYLVRLEQAAACSTVLNPKVLVTCNQPEQEIRFTIKFQEFSPNHMGLEFQRQQDYYITSTSNGSLEGLENREGGVCHTRTMKIVMKVQQDPNAVVPEQPTTSRPSKEADNRAKVATQPPRGRGPFSDDSSGKRESGTQDGKSPSSSSSGAGSGADGFFSSRVAVFAAIGAGCVIFLLLVIFLTVLLLKLRKRHRKHTQQRTAALALSTLASPKGSGSAGTEPSDIIIPLRTTENNYCPHYEKVSGDYGHPVYIVQEMPPQSPANIYYKV